In one window of Streptomyces sp. FXJ1.172 DNA:
- a CDS encoding aminotransferase class V-fold PLP-dependent enzyme gives MSVFTAAADQSVCAPLAVLGRDVTVPLVTGGEVTYAALDYAASAPALQRVWDDVAAYAPYYGSVHRGAGYLSQLSTDLFENARATVARFLGCRADDQVVFTRSTTDSLNLLARALPAGCQVFVFETEHHASLLPWQDAKVTYLNAPRTPRQAVETLERALADRDPHGPALVCVTGASNVTGELWPVRELAAAAHAHGARIVLDAAQLAPHHPVDVRDLDVDWVAFSGHKLYAPFGSGVLAGRADWLRAAEPYLAGGGASRKVTRRPDGGVAVEWHESAARHEAGSPNVIGAYSIASACKALTEAGWDGLVARERQLIARVRAGLAEVPQVKVLSLFGDDAPRVGVISFVVEGWNSSHFAAALSAEYGIGVRDGLFCAHPLVRTLLGSDPQTQGECGAPEAAPGEKSLNAIRVSFGAGTPDEHVERFVNAVRELVTEGAKWTYRTEDGRCVPAV, from the coding sequence ATGTCTGTCTTCACCGCTGCCGCCGACCAGTCCGTATGTGCCCCGCTGGCCGTTCTGGGCCGGGATGTCACCGTTCCGCTCGTCACCGGCGGCGAGGTCACCTACGCCGCCCTCGACTACGCGGCCAGCGCCCCCGCCCTGCAGCGCGTCTGGGACGACGTGGCCGCCTACGCGCCGTACTACGGCAGCGTCCACCGCGGCGCCGGCTACCTCTCCCAGCTCTCCACCGACCTGTTCGAGAACGCCCGCGCGACGGTCGCCCGCTTCCTCGGCTGCCGCGCCGACGACCAGGTGGTCTTCACCCGCTCGACGACGGACTCCCTCAACCTGCTCGCCCGCGCCCTCCCCGCCGGCTGCCAGGTCTTCGTCTTCGAGACCGAGCACCACGCCTCGCTGCTGCCCTGGCAGGACGCGAAGGTCACCTACCTGAACGCCCCGCGCACCCCGCGCCAGGCCGTCGAGACCCTGGAGCGGGCCCTCGCCGACCGCGACCCGCACGGCCCGGCGCTGGTCTGCGTCACCGGTGCCTCCAACGTCACCGGCGAGCTGTGGCCGGTGCGCGAGCTGGCCGCCGCCGCGCACGCCCATGGCGCCCGGATCGTCCTGGACGCCGCCCAGCTGGCCCCGCACCACCCGGTGGACGTCCGGGACCTGGACGTCGACTGGGTCGCCTTCTCCGGGCACAAGCTGTACGCCCCCTTCGGCTCCGGTGTCCTCGCGGGCCGCGCCGACTGGCTGCGCGCGGCCGAGCCGTACCTCGCGGGCGGCGGTGCCAGCCGCAAGGTCACCCGGCGTCCGGACGGGGGAGTGGCCGTGGAGTGGCACGAGAGCGCCGCCCGGCACGAGGCGGGTTCCCCGAACGTCATCGGCGCCTATTCCATCGCCTCGGCGTGCAAGGCGCTCACCGAGGCCGGCTGGGACGGCCTGGTCGCCCGCGAGCGGCAGCTGATCGCCCGGGTCCGCGCGGGCCTGGCCGAGGTCCCGCAGGTGAAGGTGCTGTCCCTGTTCGGCGACGACGCCCCGCGGGTCGGCGTGATCTCCTTCGTGGTGGAGGGCTGGAACAGCTCCCACTTCGCCGCCGCGCTCTCCGCCGAGTACGGCATCGGCGTCCGCGACGGCCTCTTCTGCGCCCACCCCCTGGTCCGCACCCTGCTGGGCAGCGACCCGCAGACCCAGGGCGAGTGCGGCGCCCCGGAGGCGGCCCCGGGCGAGAAGTCCCTCAACGCCATCCGCGTGAGCTTCGGCGCGGGCACCCCCGACGAGCACGTCGAGCGCTTCGTGAACGCCGTGCGGGAACTGGTGACCGAGGGTGCGAAGTGGACGTACCGCACGGAGGACGGCCGCTGCGTGCCTGCCGTGTGA
- a CDS encoding Lrp/AsnC family transcriptional regulator, which translates to MITAIVLIKTSVDRIPEIAEQIASLDSVSEVFSVTGTYDLIAMVRVGRHEDLAEVIPGRISKIPGVEGTDTHVAFRTYSQHDLEAAFAIGLDS; encoded by the coding sequence GTGATCACCGCGATCGTCCTCATCAAGACCAGCGTGGACCGGATCCCCGAGATCGCGGAGCAGATCGCTTCGCTGGACTCGGTGAGCGAGGTTTTCTCCGTCACCGGTACGTACGACTTGATCGCGATGGTCCGGGTGGGCCGGCACGAGGATCTCGCCGAGGTCATCCCGGGGCGGATCAGCAAGATCCCCGGTGTGGAGGGCACGGACACGCACGTGGCGTTCCGTACCTACTCCCAGCACGACCTCGAGGCGGCCTTCGCGATCGGGCTGGACTCCTGA
- a CDS encoding rhomboid family intramembrane serine protease — translation MISQLSTATGRTLRAVRSTSAPITHGLIALCCLLFVLGPASGLTPGYGTGEALATAQRAYFRHWGVVPAELFDGPAREVLTPATALFVHGSWVHLLGNMLFLFVFGAMTEERMGRVEFTLFYTGCGYLALLGYAAANTSSEESLVGASGAISAVLGAFLFLFPRARVTSLLPFLLFLPLRFPAWVVLPFWAAVQWAAAEQASDGPGVAYLAHLVGFGLGFVYAWVRYGRGTRVKCTAAPAPEGENQP, via the coding sequence TCAGAGCGGTCCGGAGCACATCGGCACCCATCACCCATGGCCTCATCGCCCTGTGCTGCCTGCTCTTCGTCCTCGGCCCGGCCTCCGGGCTCACCCCCGGCTACGGCACCGGGGAGGCGCTCGCCACCGCCCAGCGGGCCTACTTCCGGCACTGGGGCGTGGTGCCGGCCGAGCTGTTCGACGGACCGGCCCGCGAGGTCCTCACGCCCGCCACGGCGCTGTTCGTGCACGGCAGCTGGGTGCACCTGCTCGGCAACATGCTCTTCCTCTTCGTCTTCGGGGCGATGACCGAGGAGCGGATGGGCCGGGTCGAGTTCACCCTCTTCTACACCGGCTGCGGCTACCTGGCCCTGCTGGGCTACGCGGCCGCCAACACCTCGTCCGAGGAGTCGCTGGTGGGCGCGTCCGGGGCGATCTCGGCGGTCCTCGGCGCGTTCCTCTTCCTGTTCCCCCGGGCCCGCGTGACCAGCCTGCTGCCGTTCCTGCTCTTCCTGCCGCTGCGGTTCCCCGCCTGGGTCGTGCTGCCGTTCTGGGCGGCGGTGCAGTGGGCGGCGGCGGAGCAGGCCTCCGACGGGCCCGGGGTGGCGTATCTGGCGCACCTGGTGGGGTTCGGGCTGGGCTTCGTCTACGCGTGGGTGCGTTACGGGCGTGGGACTAGAGTGAAGTGCACCGCAGCTCCGGCACCCGAGGGAGAGAACCAGCCGTGA
- the trpD gene encoding anthranilate phosphoribosyltransferase: MSAVTPAGGDTTAGRSWPALLNGLLSGHDLSADDTAWAMDRIMRGEATDAQIAGFAVALRAKGQTVEEITGLVRTMYEHANVIEVPGRTVDIVGTGGDGARTVNISTMSSLVVAGTGAKVVKHGNRAASSASGSSDVLEKLGVNLDLTPRRVAEVAEEAGITFCFAVKFHPALRHVGAARGQLGIRTVFNLLGPLTNPAKVRAQAVGVAVAQEAPIVAGVLAGRGNSALVFRGDDGLDELTTTSTSRVWVVRDGKVTEEVFDPREVGLGLVPVEALRGGDPAHNADVARRLLEGEPGPVRDAVLLNSAAALVALHPADAPLAEQLRAGMVRAAESIDSGAAKRALERWVAATNA, encoded by the coding sequence ATGAGCGCTGTGACCCCCGCTGGAGGCGACACCACGGCGGGCCGCTCCTGGCCCGCCCTGCTGAACGGCCTGCTCAGCGGCCATGACCTGTCCGCCGACGACACCGCGTGGGCGATGGACCGGATCATGCGCGGCGAGGCGACCGACGCGCAGATCGCCGGCTTCGCGGTGGCGCTGCGGGCCAAGGGGCAGACGGTGGAAGAGATCACCGGTCTGGTCCGCACGATGTACGAGCACGCGAACGTGATCGAGGTGCCCGGCCGGACCGTCGACATCGTCGGCACCGGCGGCGACGGGGCGCGGACGGTGAACATCTCCACGATGTCGTCGCTGGTCGTCGCCGGCACGGGCGCCAAGGTGGTCAAGCACGGCAACCGCGCCGCCTCCTCCGCCTCCGGATCCTCCGACGTCCTCGAGAAGCTCGGCGTCAACCTCGACCTCACGCCCCGGCGGGTGGCCGAGGTCGCCGAGGAGGCCGGCATCACCTTCTGCTTCGCGGTGAAGTTCCACCCCGCGCTGCGCCATGTGGGCGCCGCCCGCGGCCAGTTGGGCATCCGCACGGTGTTCAACCTGCTCGGTCCGCTGACCAACCCGGCGAAGGTACGGGCCCAGGCGGTCGGCGTGGCCGTGGCGCAGGAGGCGCCGATCGTCGCGGGCGTGCTCGCCGGGCGCGGCAACTCCGCGCTGGTCTTCCGGGGCGACGACGGCCTGGACGAGCTGACGACGACGTCCACCTCCCGGGTCTGGGTCGTCCGGGACGGCAAGGTCACCGAGGAGGTCTTCGACCCGCGCGAGGTCGGCCTCGGCCTCGTCCCCGTGGAGGCCCTGCGCGGCGGCGACCCGGCCCACAACGCGGACGTGGCCCGCCGGCTGCTCGAGGGCGAGCCGGGTCCGGTCCGCGACGCCGTCCTGCTCAATTCCGCGGCGGCCCTGGTCGCGCTGCACCCGGCGGACGCCCCGCTCGCCGAGCAGCTGCGCGCCGGCATGGTCCGGGCCGCCGAGTCGATCGACTCGGGCGCGGCGAAGCGGGCGCTGGAGCGCTGGGTGGCGGCGACCAACGCATAG